From the genome of Candidatus Caldatribacterium sp.:
ACCACAAGGAAAGGACCGTATTTGTCCACGATGAGCCCAGGAAGGAAATCAGCCTCTGCGAAGGCAACCCGGAAGGCGCTGGTCTTTTCCTCTTCGAAAAGACGCAAACGGTACACAAGGGCTTGCGTGATTCTTCGGATGAAAAAACCAGTATCGATTCTCTCTTCCGGATTCTCGGTGAGGACCCGAACCGCAATGAGAGAGGCAGGGTTGTAATACCCAAGACCAAGGGTTTTTCCTCGAAAGTTCTCTAAAAGTACAATATCCCCTGGCTGAGCCGGACCCCGGACAACCTCGATGTCGGTACGGTACACCCAGGGATGACCGGAGAGGAGGCGCTTCTCTCTCCCTTTCCTGAGACGAACTCGGGGGTACACGACTACTTCTGCACTATTTTCCCTACAAGAAAAACTCCAGGCTTTTTGTCCACCTTGAGAATATGACCGATCTGCCGGTTCACAATGTCTTGTCCACCTGGGTCATGAAAGAAACCCTTGCCCCGATCCCCTTAGAGCCAGAACTTCCTCTCGTCCATCCAGTTACCCACTTTTTCGGAACATTATACCATCTTTCTCACCTCGGCATACCGTTTATGCTACAATGGAGGAGAAAAAGGAGGTCGACTATGAAAACAACCATTCCCGAACGCCTGAAGAGTATAGCCCGTGAGTACCGCGACAAAACGGCCGTCTCCTTTGGGAAAGAACGCCTCTCCTATGAAGAGCTCTTAAAGGAAATCGACAAAGAAGTGGAACGAATGCGAGAGGCAGGCGTGACTCCCGGATGCAGAGTTGTCACTGCCATCGGGAATAGCTTTCCTGCGCTTCGCTTCTACCTTGCCTGCCTCCGCCTTGGGGTCATTCCTATTCCCCTTTCCCCGCGCACGCCCCAGGATATGTGGATTAGAATCCTCAAAGCCTCTTCCGCGCAGTTCATCCTCACCGAGACAAAGCTCGAAGACCCTGACATTCCCTTTGCCCTTATGGGGAAGGATGGAGTCACTGCATACCCCTTGAAATTCCTCCCCTCATCTTTTCCGCTGCCTGATTTCGATAGCCCGGTAGCGGCACTCTTTCCGACCTCAGGAACCACAGGAACACCGAAACTCGTGATGCTCACCCACTGGAACCTCCTCTCGGATATCGACAGCTGCTTCGACCTTGTGGACATCTCTCCTGAGGACCGGATGCTCGGGATTCTCCCCATGTTCCACGTTTTCGGGTTTTCCATCGCTTACCTCCTCCCCCTCATGAAGGGGATGACGCTCACCCTTGTCCCTTCCCTCTATCCCCTTGAGGAGTTCGTTACTGCTCTCAAGAGGGACCAGTCCACCGTTTTCCTCGGAGTCCCTGCAGTCTTTTCAATCCTTGCGGGAGCAAGGAAAAGGGTTCCCTTTGACCTCCATCCCCTGCGGCTCCTCATATGCGGTGGGGATGCTCTGCCGGCGCGAGTTCGGGAAGCCTTTGAGAGCGCCTTTGGACTCCGCATCATCGAGGGATACGGCATTACCGAGGCTTCACCGGTGGTCTCAGTAAACCCCTCCCCTGAAGTCCGTGTCCCTGGTTCGGCAGGATGGGTCATCGATGCTATAAACTTGCGCATTGTTGACGAGGAAGGGAAAGACGTCCCCCAGGGCGAAGTCGGAGAAATCATCCTCTCAGGCGACCCCATTTCCCCTGGATACTTTGCAAATCCTGAAGAGAATGCCCGAGCCTTCAGGGAGGGATGGTTCTTCACTGGGGACCTGGGGAGAATGGACGATCAGGGCGTCCTCTACATCGAGGGAAGGAAAAAAGAGCTCATCATCGTTTCGGGTTTCAATGTGTACCCCCAGGAAGTCGAAGAAGTCCTCCTCGATTTCCCGGGTGTGGCCAAAGCTGCCGTTGTCGGAGTGAGACGGGAACTCCGGGGCGAGGTCGTCAAGGCCTACATCGTTCCTCAAGAAGGGTGTACCCTTGACCCCCGGGAGATTGTGAGTTTCTGCAAGAAGCGCCTCCCTCCCTACAAGGTTCCACGCCTTGTGGAAATTGTTCCCGACCTTCCTCAGACTGCAACCGGAAAGGTCATGAAGTTCCTCCTCGCACAAGCCCCATCGCAAAAGGAGTACGAGGCATGAAGTTCCTCGTTTTTGCCGGAATACTCCTTTCCCTTTTTGCCTTTCCTCCTCTTTCCTTCGCCTCTGAGGAAGAACTCTTGAACCGGTCCATCGAGGTGCTCTACGAGCTCTCAAAGTCGGTGGACCGGAAAATCCTTACTTCATTTTTCGAGAAGGCCTGGGGCATTGCGGTTTTCCCAGGAGTGCGGCGGGTTGGGCTTTTCGTCGGCATAGCCGAGGGGAAGGGAGTCTTCTTTGCCCGGGGAAGAGACCGGACAACCTTTTTCGGACCCGCTTTCTACACCATCCAGGGAGTACAGGTGGGAATTCAAGCGGGTGTCCAGTCCCAGGATATCGTTCTTTTCTTCATGCGGGAACCCAAAGGAGACACCATAGTTCTTGGGGGGAATCTTGCTGTAGCCCTGG
Proteins encoded in this window:
- a CDS encoding AMP-binding protein — encoded protein: MKTTIPERLKSIAREYRDKTAVSFGKERLSYEELLKEIDKEVERMREAGVTPGCRVVTAIGNSFPALRFYLACLRLGVIPIPLSPRTPQDMWIRILKASSAQFILTETKLEDPDIPFALMGKDGVTAYPLKFLPSSFPLPDFDSPVAALFPTSGTTGTPKLVMLTHWNLLSDIDSCFDLVDISPEDRMLGILPMFHVFGFSIAYLLPLMKGMTLTLVPSLYPLEEFVTALKRDQSTVFLGVPAVFSILAGARKRVPFDLHPLRLLICGGDALPARVREAFESAFGLRIIEGYGITEASPVVSVNPSPEVRVPGSAGWVIDAINLRIVDEEGKDVPQGEVGEIILSGDPISPGYFANPEENARAFREGWFFTGDLGRMDDQGVLYIEGRKKELIIVSGFNVYPQEVEEVLLDFPGVAKAAVVGVRRELRGEVVKAYIVPQEGCTLDPREIVSFCKKRLPPYKVPRLVEIVPDLPQTATGKVMKFLLAQAPSQKEYEA
- a CDS encoding lipid-binding SYLF domain-containing protein, translated to MKFLVFAGILLSLFAFPPLSFASEEELLNRSIEVLYELSKSVDRKILTSFFEKAWGIAVFPGVRRVGLFVGIAEGKGVFFARGRDRTTFFGPAFYTIQGVQVGIQAGVQSQDIVLFFMREPKGDTIVLGGNLAVALGPTGRGFSATMDPDLSAPCYAYAISRGIFVGISLEGTRLKEDPEANRNFWGKDVPAKTILSGFLPPDFASQNLARLLINLAQEGEKE